The Helicobacter jaachi genome includes a window with the following:
- the serS gene encoding serine--tRNA ligase codes for MIDIKALVSDFEQVAQRLAIKKVSPEALEILKNLALTYKQTKQELEVLQAFQNKTSKLFGTYKRENKDVGELKSMLDENKAQMSLKESALQEVEGQLDEFLYTIPNLPDEKTPKGEDEHDNIELERILSPREFDFTPKEHWELGVANGWIDFEAGVKLAKSRFSVLRGMGARLNRALINFMLDYNQKAGFEAVVTPLIVNARALFGTGQLPKFEEDMFKVDSQFEQEQSEHDLYLISTSEITLTNLYQDSIILEQDLPIMLTSHTPCFRKEAGSAGRDTRGMIRQHQFDKVELVAITHPHQSDAMQEKMLHTASGILKELHLPHRFVQLCGGDLGFSASNTIDIEVWLPGQQCYREISSVSNCRDFQARRAKIRFKNQAGKNALAHTLNGSSLAVGRTLIAIMENYQQPDGSILIPEVLQKYL; via the coding sequence ATGATTGATATAAAGGCTTTGGTGAGTGATTTTGAGCAAGTAGCCCAAAGGCTTGCTATTAAAAAAGTAAGCCCAGAAGCACTTGAGATATTAAAAAACTTAGCCCTTACATACAAGCAAACCAAGCAAGAATTAGAAGTGCTTCAAGCCTTTCAAAATAAGACTTCTAAACTCTTTGGCACTTACAAGAGGGAAAATAAAGATGTGGGCGAGCTTAAGAGTATGCTTGATGAAAATAAGGCGCAAATGAGTCTAAAAGAGTCCGCATTGCAGGAGGTGGAGGGGCAATTAGATGAATTTTTATATACCATTCCTAACCTCCCAGATGAAAAAACGCCCAAAGGCGAAGATGAGCATGATAATATCGAGCTAGAGCGCATTCTTAGCCCTAGAGAATTTGACTTTACACCAAAAGAGCATTGGGAGCTAGGTGTAGCAAATGGTTGGATTGATTTTGAAGCGGGTGTGAAGCTTGCAAAAAGCCGCTTTAGCGTGCTGCGTGGAATGGGCGCTAGGCTTAATCGCGCGCTTATTAATTTTATGCTCGATTATAATCAAAAAGCGGGCTTTGAAGCGGTTGTAACGCCGCTTATTGTGAATGCCCGCGCACTTTTTGGCACGGGGCAGCTGCCTAAGTTTGAGGAGGATATGTTTAAGGTAGATTCTCAATTTGAGCAAGAGCAAAGCGAGCATGATTTGTATCTTATTTCTACTTCTGAAATTACGCTTACTAATTTGTATCAAGATAGCATTATTTTGGAGCAGGATTTGCCCATTATGCTTACATCACACACGCCTTGCTTTCGTAAAGAGGCGGGCAGTGCTGGGCGTGATACGCGCGGTATGATACGCCAACATCAATTTGATAAAGTTGAGCTTGTGGCTATCACGCACCCACATCAAAGTGATGCCATGCAGGAAAAAATGCTCCACACTGCTAGCGGAATTTTAAAAGAGCTGCATCTCCCTCATCGCTTTGTGCAATTGTGCGGAGGGGATTTGGGCTTTAGTGCGAGTAATACGATTGATATTGAGGTGTGGCTACCGGGGCAGCAGTGCTATCGTGAGATTAGCTCCGTGTCAAACTGCCGCGACTTTCAAGCGCGGCGTGCAAAAATTCGCTTTAAAAACCAAGCGGGTAAAAACGCCCTTGCGCATACGCTTAATGGCTCAAGTTTGGCTGTGGGGCGCACGCTTATTGCTATTATGGAAAATTATCAGCAGCCTGATGGAAGCATTCTTATCCCAGAAGTGCTGCAAAAGTATCTCTAA